One Triticum dicoccoides isolate Atlit2015 ecotype Zavitan chromosome 4B, WEW_v2.0, whole genome shotgun sequence genomic window carries:
- the LOC119293136 gene encoding putative wall-associated receptor kinase-like 16: MLTSWASIAMMMMMLITVPVVAATGDPPMVIGMPNCNTTCGNVTVPYPFGMGPARCYRSPGFKLTCDHGSSNVPRLLLGDGHAGMLEVVDISLDSSTITIDTSSIVTASTSLGMELKRLNYCLPNPKDNDLPVNVLIAQTGWFDLQQYLDVVLNITTSDDKDRGKADQLTVPVSLGWGLIHGPANYPIIRVECPDHTAQSICKSTNSDCKQAAYGGTYSCRCMKGYEGNPYLTGGCQEVNVKECDQNGTYGCLGDCEELQGSFRCHCPRGTHGDPTIPGGCVKSGNLGIIIGFSVASGPCILLLVVGALLITRDLKQRKTMALRHKFFSQNRGQLLKQLVSHRADIAERMLISLEELEKATNNFDQARRLGGGGHGTVYKGILSDLHVVAIKKSNIVVKREIDEFINEVAMLSQINHKNIVKLQGCCLETEVPLLAYEFISNGTLSDHLHVEAPRSLPWKDRLRIIGEVSKALAYLHSAISVPIIHRDIKPSNVLLDDALTAKVSDFGASRYIPIDQTGKTTAVQGTIGYLDPMYYYTRRLTESSDVYSFGVLLVELLTRKRPSLCMSSEGDWIVTQFVELHEDGNLVDILDPQIVEEGGKEVEEVATLAVSCMKLVAGERPTMRKVEMAMEALQPPKERVMGGLTSNGANRREVSRCYSLEEEFALSGRYPR, translated from the exons ATGCTAACCAGCTGGGCATCCAttgccatgatgatgatgatgctgatcACGGTGCCAGTGGTCGCCGCCACCGGAGATCCACCAATGGTGATAGGGATGCCGAACTGCAACACCACCTGTGGCAACGTGACTGTGCCTTACCCGTTTGGAATGGGCCCGGCCCGTTGCTACAGGTCGCCGGGGTTCAAGCTCACTTGCGACCACGGAAGTAGCAATGTCCCAAGGCTTCTGCTCGGCGACGGTCATGCTGGCATGCTTGAGGTCGTCGACATCTCCCTTGACTCCAGCACCATCACCATCGACACG TCATCCATCGTGACTGCCAGCACATCCTTGGGCATGGAACTCAAGCGGCTCAACTACTGCCTTCCCAATCCCAAGGACAATGATTTGCCCGTGAATGTGCTCATCGCCCAGACCGGTTGGTTCGACTTACAGCAGTACCTGGACGTGGTTCTGAACATTACTACCAGCGACGACAAAGATCGGGGTAAGGCTGATCAGCTCACTGTCCCCGTGAGTCTCGGGTGGGGGCTGATTCACGGCCCAGCCAATTATCCTATCATCCGAGTGGAATGCCCGGACCACACAGCCCAGAGCATCTGCAAGAGCACCAACAGCGATTGCAAACAGGCCGCATACGGAGGCACCTATTCCTGCCGGTGCATGAAGGGCTATGAGGGAAACCCTTACCTCACTGGAGGATGCCAAG AAGTCAATGTCAAAGAGTGCGATCAGAACGGAACATATGGCTGCTTAGGCGACTGTGAGGAACTGCAGGGATCGTTCCGGTGCCACTGCCCCAGAGGAACCCATGGCGACCCAACCATACCCGGTGGCTGCGTCAAGTCAG GTAACTTGGGCATAATCATTGGTTTCTCGGTTGCTAGTGGCCCATGCATCCTGCTTTTGGTTGTTGGTGCACTGCTAATAACTCGCGATCTTAAGCAACGCAAGACGATGGCGTTGAGACACAAGTTCTTTAGTCAAAACCGTGGACAACTGCTGAAGCAATTGGTATCTCATAGGGCAGACATCGCAGAGAGGATGCTCATTTCTTTAGAGGAGCTAGAGAAAGCCACCAACAATTTTGATCAAGCTCGTAGGCTTGGTGGTGGTGGGCATGGCACTGTCTACAAAGGCATTTTGTCAGATCTGCATGTGGTGGCCATCAAGAAATCAAATATTGTGGTCAAGAGAGAAATTGATGAGTTCATAAATGAGGTTGCTATGCTCTCGCAGATCAACCACAAGAATATTGTTAAGCTTCAAGGTTGTTGTCTTGAGACAGAAGTACCTTTACTCGCCTATGAGTTCATTTCCAATGGAACGTTAAGTGACCATCTTCACGTGGAGGCACCTAGATCACTACCTTGGAAAGATAGATTAAGGATAATAGGTGAAGTAAGCAAAGCTCTTGCTTACCTCCACTCTGCCATTTCAGTCCCCATAATCCACAGAGATATTAAGCCTTCCAACGTACTTCTTGATGATGCCTTGACAGCCAAAGTGTCAGATTTTGGAGCTTCAAGGTATATCCCCATAGATCAAACAGGAAAAACAACTGCAGTGCAGGGAACTATTGGATATTTAGACCCTATGTATTATTACACGCGACGACTAACCGAAAGTAGCGATGTCTATAGCTTTGGAGTCCTTCTTGTTGAGTTGCTTACAAGGAAGAGACCATCATTGTGTATGTCCTCCGAAGGTGATTGGATTGTCACTCAGTTTGTTGAATTACATGAGGATGGCAATCTGGTCGATATACTGGATCCACAGATTGTGGAGGAGGGAGGTAAGGAAGTGGAAGAAGTAGCTACTTTGGCtgtgtcatgcatgaaactggtagcaGGAGAGCGACCAACAATGAGGAaagtggaaatggcaatggaggctcTCCAACCACCTAAGGAGCGTGTCATGGGTGGTTTGACAAGCAATGGAGCGAATCGAAGAGAAGTAAGCAGGTGTTATAGCCTAGAAGAAGAGTTTGCGCTATCCGGGAGATACCCTCGATAG